The Raphanus sativus cultivar WK10039 chromosome 2, ASM80110v3, whole genome shotgun sequence genome includes a region encoding these proteins:
- the LOC108842625 gene encoding alpha-xylosidase 1 — protein MASTKTFFSCLSLLVALILCFSPTHSKNTIGKGYRLISIEESPDGGFIGYLQVKQKNKIYGSDITTLRLYVKHETDNRLRVHITDAKNQRWEVPYNLLPRDQPPPVGKAIGKSRKTPITVQEISGSELTFSYTTDPFSFAVKRRSNGQTLFNTSSASNSGFGEMVFKDQYLEISTSLPKDASLYGLGENSQANGIKLVPNEPYTLYTEDVSAINLNTDLYGSHPVYMDLRNVGGKPYAHAVLLLNSNGMDVFYRGTSLTYKVIGGVFDFYFVAGPSPLDVVDQYTALIGRPAPMPYWSLGFHQCRWGYRNLSVIEDVVDSYQKAKIPLDVIWTDDDHMDAKKDFTLSPISYPRAKLLNFLDRIHKMGMKYVVINDPGIGVNDTYGVYKRGMANDVFIKYEGKPFLAQVWPGAVHFPDFLNPKTVAWWGEEIRRFHELAPIDGLWIDMNEVSNFCSGLCTIPKGKCPTGEGPGWICCLDCKNITKTRWDDPPYKINATGVQAPIGFKTIATSALHYNGVREYDAHSLYGFSEAIATHKGLLSIEGKRPFILSRSTFVGSGKYAAHWTGDNQGTWQSLQVSISTMLNFGIFGVPMVGADICGFYPQPTEELCNRWIEVGAFYPFSRDHANYYSPRQELYQWDTVANSARNALGMRYKILPYLYTLNYEAHMTGAPIARPLFFSFPEYTECYGSSRQFLLGSSLMISPVLEQGKTEVEALFPPGSWYHMFDMTQAVVSKNGKRVTLSAPLNFVNVHLYQNTILPMQQGGLIAKEARTTPFNLVITFPAGASEGYATGKLYLDEDELPEMKLGNGQSTYVDFYASVGNGTVKMWSKVKEGKFALSKGWVIEKVSVLGLSGAGQASEVEINGSPVAKIEVSSKEHTYVVGLEEEGENKSVMVEVKGLEILVGKDFNMSWKMGISGAN, from the exons ATGGCTTctacaaaaacatttttttcatgTCTGTCTCTTCTCGTGGCTCTAATCCTCTGCTTCTCACCCACCCACTCCAAAAACACTATCGGCAAAGGCTACCGTTTGATCTCAATCGAAGAATCACCGGACGGTGGTTTCATCGGCTATCTCCAAGTCAAACAGAAGAACAAAATCTACGGCTCGGACATCACCACCCTCCGTCTCTACGTCAA GCACGAGACTGATAACCGCCTCCGTGTCCACATCACAGACGCCAAGAACCAACGATGGGAGGTTCCTTACAACCTCCTCCCTCGAGACCAGCCACCTCCGGTCGGAAAAGCCATCGGAAAATCAAGAAAGACTCCGATAACAGTCCAGGAGATCTCCGGCTCCGAGCTGACCTTCAGCTACACCACAGACCCGTTCAGCTTCGCCGTGAAACGCAGATCCAACGGCCAAACGCTCTTCAACACAAGCTCAGCCTCAAACTCAGGCTTCGGTGAGATGGTCTTCAAGGACCAGTACCTCGAGATCTCGACCTCTTTACCCAAAGACGCGTCACTTTACGGACTAGGCGAGAACTCGCAGGCCAACGGGATCAAGCTTGTTCCCAACGAGCCGTACACGCTCTACACGGAGGATGTGTCGGCGATTAATTTGAATACCGATCTTTACGGTTCGCATCCGGTTTATATGGATTTGAGGAACGTTGGAGGTAAACCGTATGCACATGCGGTTTTGCTTCTGAACAGTAACGGTATGGATGTGTTCTATAGGGGAACGTCTTTGACTTACAAAGTTATCGGAGgagtttttgatttttacttCGTCGCTGGGCCTTCGCCTCTCGACGTCGTTGATCAGTACACTGCTTTGATCGGACGGCCTGCTCCAATGCCCTACTGGTCTCTAG GATTTCACCAATGTAGATGGGGATACCGTAACTTATCAGTTATTGAAGACGTGGTGGACAGTTACCAAAAGGCAAAGATCCCTCTTGATGTGATTTGGACCGATGATGATCACATGGATGCCAAAAAGGACTTCACGTTGAGTCCCATTAGCTACCCACGTGCCAAGCTACTGAACTTCCTAGACAGAATCCACAAGATGGGCATGAAGTATGTCGTCATCAACGACCCTGGCATTGGTGTCAACGACACATACGGTGTATACAAAAGAGGTATGGCTAATGACGTGTTCATCAAGTATGAAGGAAAGCCTTTCTTGGCTCAAGTATGGCCTGGCGCGGTCCACTTTCCTGACTTCCTCAACCCTAAAACCGTCGCTTGGTGGGGCGAAGAGATCCGCCGCTTCCATGAACTAGCCCCTATAGATGGTCTATGGATCGACATGAACGAGGTTTCAAACTTTTGCTCTGGATTGTGCACAATCCCTAAGGGGAAATGTCCAACCGGAGAAGGACCTGGTTGGATCTGTTGCTTGGACTGCAAAAATATAACCAAGACGAGATGGGATGACCCTCCTTACAAGATCAACGCCACTGGAGTTCAAGCTCCCATCGGTTTCAAGACCATCGCAACAAGTGCTTTGCATTACAACGGTGTAAGAGAGTACGATGCTCACAGTCTATACGGATTCTCCGAGGCCATCGCGACGCACAAGGGTTTACTCTCTATCGAAGGGAAACGTCCTTTCATTTTATCCCGGTCTACTTTCGTCGGTTCGGGTAAATACGCTGCTCATTGGACCGGAGATAACCAAGGAACGTGGCAGAGCTTGCAAGTGTCTATCTCAACGATGTTGAACTTCGGAATCTTCGGTGTTCCCATGGTCGGTGCGGACATATGTGGATTCTACCCACAACCAACTGAGGAGCTCTGTAACCGCTGGATCGAAGTGGGAGCATTCTACCCGTTTTCGAGAGATCACGCTAACTACTACTCTCCACGACAAGAGCTTTACCAATGGGACACAGTAGCTAACTCGGCTCGTAACGCTCTCGGTATGAGATACAAGATCCTTCCTTACCTCTACACACTCAACTACGAAGCTCACATGACCGGTGCACCGATCGCTAGACCGCTCTTCTTCTCGTTCCCTGAGTACACCGAGTGTTACGGTTCGAGCAGACAGTTCTTGCTAGGAAGCAGCTTGATGATATCTCCGGTTCTCGAACAGGGAAAAACCGAAGTAGAAGCTCTGTTCCCGCCAGGTTCTTGGTACCACATGTTCGACATGACTCAAGCCGTTGTGTCCAAGAACGGGAAGCGCGTGACTCTCTCAGCTCCGTTGAACTTCGTGAACGTTCATCTTTACCAGAACACCATACTGCCCATGCAGCAAGGAGGGTTGATCGCGAAAGAAGCTAGAACGACGCCGTTTAACCTCGTTATTACGTTCCCTGCTGGAGCTTCTGAGGGATACGCGACGGGTAAGCTCTACCTAGACGAGGACGAGCTTCCGGAGATGAAGCTAGGAAACGGACAGTCCACGTACGTTGACTTCTATGCTTCGGTCGGAAACGGGACTGTGAAGATGTGGTCGAAAGTGAAGGAAGGGAAGTTTGCGTTAAGCAAAGGATGGGTGATTGAGAAAGTTAGTGTGTTGGGACTTAGTGGAGCAGGACAAGCTTCTGAGGTTGAGATCAATGGGAGTCCGGTTGCGAAGATTGAGGTGAGCTCGAAGGAGCATACGTATGTTGTTGGGTTGGAAGAGGAAGGAGAGAACAAGAGTGTGATGGTTGAAGTTAAGGGACTTGAGATACTAGTGGGTAAGGACTTTAACATGTCCTGGAAAATGGGTATTAGCGGTGCAAATTAA
- the LOC108840804 gene encoding protein NRT1/ PTR FAMILY 3.1 encodes MEEKSKNKINNEEEQLHGRPGRPKGGLITMPFIFANEICEKLAVIGFHANMISYLTTQLHLPLTKAANTLTNFSGTSSLTPLLGAFVADSFAGRFWTITIASIIYQIGMTLLTISAIIPTLRPPPCKGEEVCVVADTAQLSILYIALLLGALGSGGIRPCVVAFGADQFDESDPKQTTKTWNYFNWYYFCMGAAHLVAVTVLVYIQDNVGWGLGLGIPTVAMFLSVIAFVGGFRLYRHLIPSGSPFTRLIQVAVSAFRKRKLRMVSDPTLLYTNDEIDASISLGGKLTHTKHMSFLDKAAIVTEEDNLKPGEIPNLWKLNTVHRVEELKSVIRMGPIGASGILLITAYAQQGTFSLQQAKTTNRHLTKSFQIPAGSMSVFTTVAMLSTIVFYDRFLVKIARKFTGLERGITFLHRMGVGFVISIIATLVAGFVEIKRKHVAIEHGLLNKPHTMVPISFLWLIPQYSLHGVAEAFMSIGHMEFFYDQAPESMRSTAMALFWMAISIGNYVSTLLVTLVHKFSGKPDGSNWLPDNNLNRGKLEYFYWLITLLQVVNLVYYLWCAKIYTYKPVQVHHSIEVNSPVRDELQVSNRNLVDA; translated from the exons ATGGAGGAGAAGAGCAAGAACAAGATCAATAATGAAGAAGAACAGCTTCATGGGAGGCCAGGACGACCAAAAGGAGGATTGATTACTATGCCTTTTATCTTCG CTAACGAGATATGTGAGAAACTGGCGGTGATTGGGTTTCACGCAAACATGATAAGTTATCTAACAACACAGCTTCACCTTCCCTTAACTAAAGCAGCCAATACTCTCACTAACTTCTCGGGAACTTCGAGTCTCACTCCTCTCCTCGGTGCCTTTGTCGCCGACTCCTTCGCCGGCCGCTTTTGGACCATCACTATTGCTTCCATCATCTACCAAATT ggGATGACACTACTCACAATATCAGCAATAATACCAACGCTAAGACCACCACCATGTAAAGGTGAAGAGGTTTGCGTAGTGGCAGACACAGCACAGTTAAGTATACTTTACATAGCTCTTCTTCTTGGAGCTCTCGGGTCGGGAGGGATACGACCATGTGTTGTTGCTTTCGGTGCGGATCAGTTCGACGAGTCGGATCCTAAGCAAACCACCAAAACCTGGAACTACTTCAACTG GTACTATTTTTGCATGGGAGCAGCACATTTAGTGGCGGTGACAGTTCTTGTGTACATCCAAGATAACGTTGGGTGGGGTCTGGGTTTAGGCATCCCGACAGTTGCTATGTTCTTATCCGTTATTGCTTTTGTCGGCGGTTTCCGGCTTTACCGTCATTTGATTCCATCCGGTAGTCCGTTTACCCGTTTAATACAAGTCGCAGTCTCAGCATTTCGCAAAAGGAAACTGAGGATGGTTTCTGATCCCACACTTCTCTATACCAACGATGAAATTGATGCTTCTATCTCCTTAGGTGGTAAACTCACACACACCAAACACATGag TTTCTTGGACAAAGCAGCAATAGTGACTGAAGAAGATAATTTGAAACCGGGTGAAATCCCAAACCTATGGAAACTAAACACAGTCCACCGTGTCGAAGAGCTTAAATCTGTGATCCGAATGGGTCCAATTGGAGCCTCCGGAATCCTGCTAATCACAGCATATGCTCAACAAGGAACATTCTCTCTTCAACAAGCCAAAACTACAAATCGACACTTAACCAAATCATTCCAAATTCCAGCCGGTTCAATGTCCGTCTTTACAACCGTTGCAATGCTCTCCACTATTGTCTTCTACGACCGCTTCTTGGTAAAAATAGCAAGAAAATTCACCGGTCTCGAGCGAGGCATCACATTCCTCCATCGTATGGGAGTTGGATTCGTGATCTCGATCATTGCAACTCTCGTCGCTGGATTTGTTGAGATCAAACGCAAGCATGTTGCTATCGAGCATGGCCTTTTGAATAAACCACACACAATGGTTCCTATCTCGTTTCTTTGGTTGATACCTCAGTACAGTCTCCATGGAGTTGCAGAGGCTTTCATGTCAATTGGACATATGGAGTTTTTTTATGACCAAGCGCCTGAGAGTATGAGGAGTACAGCGATGGCGCTTTTTTGGATGGCGATTTCGATCGGGAACTATGTGAGCACTTTGCTTGTGACTTTGGTTCATAAATTCAGCGGTAAACCGGATGGGAGCAATTGGTTACCAGATAACAATTTAAACCGAGGAAAGCTTGAATACTTTTACTGGTTAATCACCTTATTACAAGTTGTTAATCTCGTGTATTATCTTTGGTGTGCAAAGATTTACACGTACAAACCGGTTCAAGTGCATCATAGTATAGAAGTCAATAGTCCAGTTAGAGATGAATTACAAGTATCCAATAGGAATTTAGTTGATGCATGA